The following proteins come from a genomic window of Pseudochaenichthys georgianus chromosome 17, fPseGeo1.2, whole genome shotgun sequence:
- the LOC117462313 gene encoding tensin-3-like isoform X3, which produces MMEEGYELDLTYITERIIAVSFPRGCTEEIYSHNLKDVTRMLKCKHADNYLIINLSEKRHDLTKMNPKTLDTGWPDMHAPPLDKICTICKAMESWLNADPLHVVVIHCRGGKGRIGVVISSFVHFTDISASADQALDRFAMRKYYDDKVSALMTPSQKRYVWILNSLLSGSIKINASPLFLHCVILHGIPNFDATGVCRPYIKVYQGMQAVYSSGIYHIGPGHRDRVCITLEPAQLLKGDIMIKCYHKSAVTSEREVIFRVQFHTGAVQGYNLMFEKEDMETANKDPRFADYGKVELVFSEGPEKIPGADRWQNGADVIVDYNTADPLIRWDSYQNICDVEAVQSSEVRGGVTRSLSRQESEVTDHPVFCNSGWGVTEEYRGQRTYSPCVPQSQHPLLYRNDSTDYRAQGPDMDSGVEAGSDMTPPTPAFPISPPTPYVKSMSELNNLRQTPSPMQSYGVYRTENEPRGYPESISHVGGDSLTDPSINCHRTLSATHSASIVGTSLQWTDSSSAIQSWPEHPVLSRHSSLSSSYPANRQPPLHAMSVDYGHHSPPLHDPHIHPAPNAHSSPRSIQRSRMARYAHGRSPAQSFDEHDDLALGYVANCANTTSNLLGNGGMDLELLTSMDGQNQLQLPQMQPPLLPEKKRASDGDHSLGTSSPALSGFSSPHSGSSLSIPFPNVLPDLSAQTLGTASPLPDLLASKQVTVKFVQDTSKFWYKPDISRDQAISVLKDKEPGCFIVRDSHSFRGAYGLAMKVATPPPSVIQQTKKGGDLSDELVRHFLIECTQKGVRLKGCPNEPYFGSLTALVCQHSITPLALPCKLIIPDRDPLEDVVETNSQSVTNSAAELLKQGAACNVWYLGSVEMESLTGIQAVQKATSMSLSANPPPTSTVVHFKVSSQGITLTDNQRKLFFRRHYNVNTVIFCALDPQDRKWKRDGCTSAKIFGFVARKSGTSMDNVCHLFAENDPEQPASAIVNFVSKVMIGSQKSK; this is translated from the exons ATGATGGAGGAGGGATATGAACTCGACCTGACGTACATCACAGAGCGCATCATTGCCGTGTCCTTCCCCCGGGGTTGCACAGAGGAGATCTACTCTCACAATCTGAAGGATGTCACACGAATGCTCAAGTGCAAGCATGCCGATAATTACCTG ATTATCAACCTGTCAGAGAAAAGACATGATCTCACTAAAATGAACCCAAAG ACTCTGGATACAGGCTGGCCTGACATGCACGCTCCACCCCTGGATAAGATCTGCACCATCTGTAAGGCCATGGAGAGCTGGCTCAATGCTGACCCCCTTCATGTGGTGGTGATACACTGCAGG GGCGGCAAGGGTCGAATCGGTGTTGTCATCTCATCCTTTGTGCATTTCACCGACATATCAGCCAG TGCTGATCAGGCATTGGACCGCTTTGCGATGAGGAAATACTACGATGATAAGGTCTCAGCTTTGATGACACCCTCGCAGAAACG GTATGTTTGGATCCTCAACAGTCTTCTAAGTGGATCCATAAAGATCAATGCCTCACCCTTGTTCCTACACTGCGTCATTCTTCACGGGATCCCAAACTTCGACGCCACTGGAG TTTGTCGTCCCTACATCAAGGTTTACCAGGGAATGCAAGCAGTGTATTCATCTGGAATCTA TCACATTGGTCCGGGCCACAGAGACCGTGTATGCATCACCCTGGAGCCTGCCCAGCTTCTAAAAGGAGACATTATG ATTAAATGCTATCACAAGAGTGCCGTCACCTCAGAACGTGAAGTTATTTTCCGGGTGCAGTTCCACACGGGAGCAGTGCAGGGCTACAACCTGATGTTTGAAAAGGAGGACATGGAGACTGCCAACAAAG ATCCCAGATTTGCAGATTATGGTAAAGTGGAGCTGGTCTTCTCTGAGGGACCAGAGAAAATCCCAG GTGCCGACAGGTGGCAGAATGGGGCGGATGTTATTGTGGACTACAACACAGCAGATCCTCTAATCCGCTGGGACTCCTACCAGAACATCTGTGATGTTGAAG CTGTCCAGTCCAGTGAGGTGCGGGGGGGCGTCACGCGGAGTCTGAGTCGCCAAGAAAGTGAAGTCACGGATCACCCAGTGTTCTGTAACTCGGGGTGGGGCGTGACAGAGGAGTACCGGGGCCAGCGGACGTACTCCCCCTGTGTGCCACAGTCCCAG CACCCACTGTTGTACAGGAATGACAGTACTGACTACAGGGCCCAGGGCCCAGACATGGACAGCGGGGTAGAGGCAGGAAGTGACATGACTCCACCCACTCCTGCATTCCCTATCTCTCCGCCAACACCTTATG TGAAAAGTATGTCGGAATTGAACAATCTCAGGCAAACACCATCTCCCATGCAGTCTTATGGAGTCTACAGAACAGAAAACG AACCCCGGGGATACCCAGAGAGTATCAGTCACGTTGGAGGCGACAGTTTAACAGACCCCTCCATCAACTGCCACCGGACGCTAAGTGCCACGCACTCTGCCTCTATTGTTGGGACCAGCCTTCAGTGGACAGACAG TTCATCCGCGATCCAGTCCTGGCCAGAGCATCCCGTCCTGAGCCGCCACTCGTCTCTGAGCAGCAGCTACCCCGCCAACAGACAACCACCACTGCACGCCATGTCGGTGGACTATGGTCACCACTCTCCCCCCCTGCACGACCCCCACATCCACCCTGCCCCCAACGCCCACAGCTCCCCTCGAAGCATCCAGCGAAGCCGCATGGCTCGCTATGCTCACGGCCGCAGTCCAGCTCAGAGCTTTGACGAGCACGATGACTTGGCTCTCGGCTATGTTGCGAACTGTGCAAACACCACCTCTAATCTGCTAGGAAACGGAGGCATGGACTTGGAACTTTTGACCTCCATGGATGGGCAAAATCAGTTACAGCTGCCCCAGATGCAGCCTCCACTTCTGCCTGAGAAGAAGAGGGCGTCAGATGGGGACCATTCGCTGGGAACATCTTCTCCAGCCCTCAGTGGGTTCTCCAGTCCCCACAGTGGGAGCTCCCTGAGTATTCCCTTCCCAAATGTTTTGCCTGACCTCTCTGCTCAGACGCTGGGCACAGCCTCACCTCTGCCAG ATCTACTGGCCAGCAAGCAGGTTACTGTAAAATTTGTGCAGGACACATCCAAATTCTGGTACAAGCCAGATATCTCAAGGGATCAAG CCATTTCAGTCTTGAAGGACAAGGAGCCTGGTTGCTTCATTGTTCGAGACAGCCATTCCTTCAGAGGGGCTTATGGACTAGCTATGAAGGTCGCTACCCCCCCACCCTCAGTTATCCAACAGACCAAGAAAG GAGGCGATCTATCCGATGAATTAGTACGCCACTTCCTGATTGAGTGTACACAGAAAGGTGTGCGGCTGAAGGGCTGCCCCAATGAGCCTTATTTTG GAAGCTTAACAGCGCTAGTCTGCCAACATTCAATCACCCCCTTGGCCCTGCCCTGCAAACTTATCATTCCTGACAGAG ATCCACTTGAAGATGTTGTGGAGACTAACTCACAATCTGTCACCAACTCTGCGGCTGAGCTGCTAAAACAGGGAGCAG CCTGTAATGTGTGGTACCTCGGGTCCGTGGAGATGGAGTCACTCACAGGCATCCAGGCGGTGCAGAAAGCCACCAGTATGTCCCTGAGCGCCAACCCTCCACCAACCTCCACCGTTGTTCACTTCAAGGTGTCTTCCCAGGGAATCACCCTCACTGACAACCAGAGGAA GCTGTTCTTCAGGAGGCATTACAATGTGAATACGGTCATATTTTGTGCATTGGACCCTCAAGATAGAAA GTGGAAAAGAGATGGCTGCACTTCAGCAAA GATTTTTGGCTTTGTGGCGAGGAAATCTGGCACTTCCATGGACAATGTATGTCATCTGTTTGCAGAGAATGACCCTGAGCAGCCAGCAAGCGCCATCGTCAACTTTGTTTCCAAGGTGATGATTGGCTCGCAGAAGAGTAAGTAG
- the LOC117462313 gene encoding tensin-3-like isoform X1 gives MMEEGYELDLTYITERIIAVSFPRGCTEEIYSHNLKDVTRMLKCKHADNYLIINLSEKRHDLTKMNPKTLDTGWPDMHAPPLDKICTICKAMESWLNADPLHVVVIHCRGGKGRIGVVISSFVHFTDISASADQALDRFAMRKYYDDKVSALMTPSQKRYVWILNSLLSGSIKINASPLFLHCVILHGIPNFDATGVCRPYIKVYQGMQAVYSSGIYHIGPGHRDRVCITLEPAQLLKGDIMIKCYHKSAVTSEREVIFRVQFHTGAVQGYNLMFEKEDMETANKDPRFADYGKVELVFSEGPEKIPGADRWQNGADVIVDYNTADPLIRWDSYQNICDVEAPRSQGLTQDKAANKRSPSGGEATLGRGARTTSATSSPDHSDHALSVSSDSGLSSTSLWADRPTPVPAINTNTITIRPNHGPSQQEKVQLKRLLSGFGLEETSLEEMGDQGPRVGIQQIVPAQVHINGITRPRERETDILDDEVITGHDLHSVDSLGTLSSSCHKSSQNSLLSDGFGSPGGEEQHNQIQHHLHHHPAPPHMEEYERAYAETKRGCLNTRSNTVASANPSGAPMPKQHVYRQGSYSTQSWVRQQQMVAAQQFIYMPEDGNETERYQGNKQGSSSPKAGLPTEKQAPTRDMATALRNTEPHKEQATMNNNNNNKRDEEFKSLTIDIDNSIDQLNQLIMDLDPTFMPKSNNAGSIKRNGGTPTGGSVSKCMNGIDLRFNDNTTATVKNTQLTAVQSSEVRGGVTRSLSRQESEVTDHPVFCNSGWGVTEEYRGQRTYSPCVPQSQHPLLYRNDSTDYRAQGPDMDSGVEAGSDMTPPTPAFPISPPTPYVKSMSELNNLRQTPSPMQSYGVYRTENEPRGYPESISHVGGDSLTDPSINCHRTLSATHSASIVGTSLQWTDSSSAIQSWPEHPVLSRHSSLSSSYPANRQPPLHAMSVDYGHHSPPLHDPHIHPAPNAHSSPRSIQRSRMARYAHGRSPAQSFDEHDDLALGYVANCANTTSNLLGNGGMDLELLTSMDGQNQLQLPQMQPPLLPEKKRASDGDHSLGTSSPALSGFSSPHSGSSLSIPFPNVLPDLSAQTLGTASPLPDLLASKQVTVKFVQDTSKFWYKPDISRDQAISVLKDKEPGCFIVRDSHSFRGAYGLAMKVATPPPSVIQQTKKGGDLSDELVRHFLIECTQKGVRLKGCPNEPYFGSLTALVCQHSITPLALPCKLIIPDRDPLEDVVETNSQSVTNSAAELLKQGAACNVWYLGSVEMESLTGIQAVQKATSMSLSANPPPTSTVVHFKVSSQGITLTDNQRKLFFRRHYNVNTVIFCALDPQDRKWKRDGCTSAKIFGFVARKSGTSMDNVCHLFAENDPEQPASAIVNFVSKVMIGSQKSK, from the exons ATGATGGAGGAGGGATATGAACTCGACCTGACGTACATCACAGAGCGCATCATTGCCGTGTCCTTCCCCCGGGGTTGCACAGAGGAGATCTACTCTCACAATCTGAAGGATGTCACACGAATGCTCAAGTGCAAGCATGCCGATAATTACCTG ATTATCAACCTGTCAGAGAAAAGACATGATCTCACTAAAATGAACCCAAAG ACTCTGGATACAGGCTGGCCTGACATGCACGCTCCACCCCTGGATAAGATCTGCACCATCTGTAAGGCCATGGAGAGCTGGCTCAATGCTGACCCCCTTCATGTGGTGGTGATACACTGCAGG GGCGGCAAGGGTCGAATCGGTGTTGTCATCTCATCCTTTGTGCATTTCACCGACATATCAGCCAG TGCTGATCAGGCATTGGACCGCTTTGCGATGAGGAAATACTACGATGATAAGGTCTCAGCTTTGATGACACCCTCGCAGAAACG GTATGTTTGGATCCTCAACAGTCTTCTAAGTGGATCCATAAAGATCAATGCCTCACCCTTGTTCCTACACTGCGTCATTCTTCACGGGATCCCAAACTTCGACGCCACTGGAG TTTGTCGTCCCTACATCAAGGTTTACCAGGGAATGCAAGCAGTGTATTCATCTGGAATCTA TCACATTGGTCCGGGCCACAGAGACCGTGTATGCATCACCCTGGAGCCTGCCCAGCTTCTAAAAGGAGACATTATG ATTAAATGCTATCACAAGAGTGCCGTCACCTCAGAACGTGAAGTTATTTTCCGGGTGCAGTTCCACACGGGAGCAGTGCAGGGCTACAACCTGATGTTTGAAAAGGAGGACATGGAGACTGCCAACAAAG ATCCCAGATTTGCAGATTATGGTAAAGTGGAGCTGGTCTTCTCTGAGGGACCAGAGAAAATCCCAG GTGCCGACAGGTGGCAGAATGGGGCGGATGTTATTGTGGACTACAACACAGCAGATCCTCTAATCCGCTGGGACTCCTACCAGAACATCTGTGATGTTGAAG CACCACGATCTCAAGGCCTAACCCAGGACAAGGCGGCTAACAAGAGGAGCCCCAGCGGAGGAGAGGCGACACTGGGCAGAGGGGCCCGCACGACCTCCGCCACCTCCAGCCCCGACCACAGCGACCACGCCCTCTCCGTCAGCAGTGACTCGGGCCTGTCTAGCACTTCCCTGTGGGCGGACAGACCCACACCTGTACCTGCCATCAACACCAACACCATCACCATCAGGCCTAACCACGGCCCCAGCCAGCAGGAAAAGGTCCAGCTGAAGCGCCTTTTGAGCGGCTTTGGTCTCGAGGAAACCTCACTGGAGGAGATGGGGGATCAAGGCCCCAGAGTGGGCATCCAGCAGATAGTCCCGGCGCAGGTGCACATAAACGGAATCACCAGACCCAGAGAGAGGGAAACGGACATCCTGGATGATGAGGTCATTACAGGTCACGATCTGCACAGTGTGGACAGTTTAGGGACCTTGTCGTCCTCCTGCCACAAGAGCAGCCAGaactccctcctgtcagatggttTCGGGAGTCCCGGAGGAGAGGAGCAGCACAACCAAATCCAGCATCATCTCCACCACCACCCTGCACCCCCCCACATGGAGGAGTATGAGAGAGCCTATGCTGAGACTAAAAGGGGATGCTTGAACACCAGGAGCAACACTGTGGCCTCCGCAAATCCCAGCGGGGCTCCAATGCCCAAGCAGCACGTCTACAGACAGGGAAGTTATTCCACTCAGTCCTGGGTTCGCCAGCAGCAGATGGTTGCTGCACAACAGTTTATCTACATGCCCGAGGATGGAAACGAAACGGAAAGATACCAAGGGAACAAGCAAGGGAGCAGTTCACCCAAAGCAGGCCTGCCAACTGAAAAACAGGCCCCTACTAGGGACATGGCGACTGCTCTGAGAAACACTGAGCCACACAAGGAGCAAGCTACGatgaacaataacaacaacaacaaacgcgATGAGGAGTTCAAATCTCTAACGATAGACATTGACAACTCCATCGACCAGCTCAACCAACTGATCATGGACCTGGATCCCACATTTATGCCAAAATCGAACAATGCAGGCTCCATAAAGAGGAACGGTGGGACGCCAACAGGCGGCTCCGTGTCCAAATGCATGAATGGCATCGATCTCAGGTTCAACGATAACACCACGGCAACCGTGAAAAACACACAGCTGACAG CTGTCCAGTCCAGTGAGGTGCGGGGGGGCGTCACGCGGAGTCTGAGTCGCCAAGAAAGTGAAGTCACGGATCACCCAGTGTTCTGTAACTCGGGGTGGGGCGTGACAGAGGAGTACCGGGGCCAGCGGACGTACTCCCCCTGTGTGCCACAGTCCCAG CACCCACTGTTGTACAGGAATGACAGTACTGACTACAGGGCCCAGGGCCCAGACATGGACAGCGGGGTAGAGGCAGGAAGTGACATGACTCCACCCACTCCTGCATTCCCTATCTCTCCGCCAACACCTTATG TGAAAAGTATGTCGGAATTGAACAATCTCAGGCAAACACCATCTCCCATGCAGTCTTATGGAGTCTACAGAACAGAAAACG AACCCCGGGGATACCCAGAGAGTATCAGTCACGTTGGAGGCGACAGTTTAACAGACCCCTCCATCAACTGCCACCGGACGCTAAGTGCCACGCACTCTGCCTCTATTGTTGGGACCAGCCTTCAGTGGACAGACAG TTCATCCGCGATCCAGTCCTGGCCAGAGCATCCCGTCCTGAGCCGCCACTCGTCTCTGAGCAGCAGCTACCCCGCCAACAGACAACCACCACTGCACGCCATGTCGGTGGACTATGGTCACCACTCTCCCCCCCTGCACGACCCCCACATCCACCCTGCCCCCAACGCCCACAGCTCCCCTCGAAGCATCCAGCGAAGCCGCATGGCTCGCTATGCTCACGGCCGCAGTCCAGCTCAGAGCTTTGACGAGCACGATGACTTGGCTCTCGGCTATGTTGCGAACTGTGCAAACACCACCTCTAATCTGCTAGGAAACGGAGGCATGGACTTGGAACTTTTGACCTCCATGGATGGGCAAAATCAGTTACAGCTGCCCCAGATGCAGCCTCCACTTCTGCCTGAGAAGAAGAGGGCGTCAGATGGGGACCATTCGCTGGGAACATCTTCTCCAGCCCTCAGTGGGTTCTCCAGTCCCCACAGTGGGAGCTCCCTGAGTATTCCCTTCCCAAATGTTTTGCCTGACCTCTCTGCTCAGACGCTGGGCACAGCCTCACCTCTGCCAG ATCTACTGGCCAGCAAGCAGGTTACTGTAAAATTTGTGCAGGACACATCCAAATTCTGGTACAAGCCAGATATCTCAAGGGATCAAG CCATTTCAGTCTTGAAGGACAAGGAGCCTGGTTGCTTCATTGTTCGAGACAGCCATTCCTTCAGAGGGGCTTATGGACTAGCTATGAAGGTCGCTACCCCCCCACCCTCAGTTATCCAACAGACCAAGAAAG GAGGCGATCTATCCGATGAATTAGTACGCCACTTCCTGATTGAGTGTACACAGAAAGGTGTGCGGCTGAAGGGCTGCCCCAATGAGCCTTATTTTG GAAGCTTAACAGCGCTAGTCTGCCAACATTCAATCACCCCCTTGGCCCTGCCCTGCAAACTTATCATTCCTGACAGAG ATCCACTTGAAGATGTTGTGGAGACTAACTCACAATCTGTCACCAACTCTGCGGCTGAGCTGCTAAAACAGGGAGCAG CCTGTAATGTGTGGTACCTCGGGTCCGTGGAGATGGAGTCACTCACAGGCATCCAGGCGGTGCAGAAAGCCACCAGTATGTCCCTGAGCGCCAACCCTCCACCAACCTCCACCGTTGTTCACTTCAAGGTGTCTTCCCAGGGAATCACCCTCACTGACAACCAGAGGAA GCTGTTCTTCAGGAGGCATTACAATGTGAATACGGTCATATTTTGTGCATTGGACCCTCAAGATAGAAA GTGGAAAAGAGATGGCTGCACTTCAGCAAA GATTTTTGGCTTTGTGGCGAGGAAATCTGGCACTTCCATGGACAATGTATGTCATCTGTTTGCAGAGAATGACCCTGAGCAGCCAGCAAGCGCCATCGTCAACTTTGTTTCCAAGGTGATGATTGGCTCGCAGAAGAGTAAGTAG